A single region of the Jaculus jaculus isolate mJacJac1 chromosome 15, mJacJac1.mat.Y.cur, whole genome shotgun sequence genome encodes:
- the Ino80c gene encoding INO80 complex subunit C codes for MAAQIPIVGATSTPPIARNSKKRPASPSHNGSGGGYGTSKKKKLSASGGYAQGVSMEAMSENKVVSSEFSTGPMEKASKPLPFKDPNFVHSGHGGAVAGKKNRTWKNLKQILAAERALPWQLNDPNYFSIDAPPSFKPAKKYSDVSGLLANYTDPQSKLRFSTIEEFSYIRRLPSDVVTGYLALRKATSIVP; via the exons ATGGCGGCTCAAATCCCAATTGTAGGGGCCACTTCCACTCCCCCGATAGCCCGGAACAGCAAGAAGCGGCCAGCCAGCCCTTCCCACAACGGCAGCGGAGGCGGATACGGCACCAGCAAGAAGAAAAAGCTATCTGCCTCCGGCGGCTATGCTCAG GGTGTCAGCATGGAAGCCATGAGTGAGAATAAAGTGGTGTCCTCTGAGTTTAGCACAGGACCTATGGAGAAAGCTTCCAAACCTTTGCCATTTAAGGATCCCAACTTTGTG CACTCAGGCCATGGCGGCGCAGTGGCTGGCAAGAAGAACAGAACCTGGAAGAACCTCAAACAGATTCTCGCTGCTGAAAGGGCATTGCCGTGGCAACTGAACGATCCGAACT ACTTCAGTATTGATGCTCCTCCATCCTTTAAGCCAGCTAAGAAGTATTCTGATGTTTCGGGCCTACTT GCCAACTACACAGACCCCCAGAGCAAGCTTCGGTTCAGCACCATTGAAGAGTTTTCCTACATTCGGAGGCTACCATCAGACGTGGTCACAGGCTATCTGGCCCTAAGGAAGGCCACAAGCATCGTGCCCTGA